A genomic region of Fodinisporobacter ferrooxydans contains the following coding sequences:
- the whiA gene encoding DNA-binding protein WhiA has protein sequence MSFASRTKKELTQIELKPCCQKAELAALVRMNGHVQIGNGRLSLDVTTENAAIARRIYSMLKSQFGVHAEVLVRKKMRLKKNNVYMVRLPYQVREVLSALSIADENANFYEDISPQVIKKTCCKRSYLRGAFLASGSVNDPEGSSYHLELSSFDREHTFAIAELMNKFSLHAKVIDRKKAYVVYLKEGEKIVEFLNIIGAHQALLHFEDVRIIKGMRNQVNRLVNCETANLNKTINAAVRQIENIRLVQRMIGFDNLQPKLREVAELRLRFPDINLKELGAMLSDKVSKSGVNHRLRKLDELAERIRSGQRMG, from the coding sequence ATGTCGTTTGCATCGCGAACCAAAAAGGAATTGACTCAAATTGAACTCAAACCATGCTGCCAAAAAGCGGAATTAGCTGCATTGGTTCGTATGAACGGACATGTACAGATCGGTAATGGGCGTCTCTCACTTGATGTTACTACGGAGAATGCGGCAATTGCCCGCCGGATTTACAGTATGCTGAAATCCCAGTTTGGCGTACATGCGGAAGTATTGGTGCGAAAAAAAATGCGCTTAAAGAAAAATAATGTTTATATGGTACGCTTGCCATATCAAGTGCGGGAAGTTTTATCTGCATTATCGATTGCCGATGAAAACGCAAATTTTTACGAGGATATTAGTCCGCAAGTAATAAAAAAAACATGTTGCAAACGCTCCTATTTGCGTGGGGCATTTTTGGCGAGCGGCTCTGTGAACGACCCGGAAGGTTCTTCGTATCACTTGGAATTAAGCTCTTTTGACAGAGAACATACATTTGCCATTGCGGAACTTATGAACAAGTTTTCTTTGCATGCAAAAGTGATCGATCGGAAAAAAGCGTACGTTGTATATTTAAAAGAGGGAGAAAAAATTGTCGAATTTTTAAATATTATCGGTGCACATCAAGCATTGCTGCATTTTGAAGATGTGCGCATCATTAAAGGCATGCGAAATCAAGTCAATCGTTTGGTCAATTGTGAGACGGCGAACCTGAATAAAACGATTAACGCCGCTGTTCGACAAATTGAAAATATACGTTTGGTCCAGCGCATGATTGGATTTGACAATTTACAACCCAAGCTGCGTGAAGTTGCAGAACTCCGTTTGCGCTTTCCGGATATTAATCTTAAGGAATTAGGCGCCATGTTATCGGATAAAGTAAGTAAATCAGGTGTAAATCACCGGTTGCGAAAATTGGACGAATTGGCGGAACGGATTCGTTCCGGTCAGCGAATGGGGTAG
- a CDS encoding gluconeogenesis factor YvcK family protein, whose amino-acid sequence MFKTWWIIAWTTCIFGLGVILDHIEAFQPAGRKLPDVGIVAFAVGLILLIAGWVRERTSVNHKIKNPPVPQRRPHIVAIGGGTGLSVLLRGLKEFDVNITAIVTVADDGGSSGRLRTEFSMPAPGDIRNCLVALADTEPLLEKLWQYRFKSGEGLAGHTFGNLFLAAMMHVTGDFESAVREANRVLAVRGRVLPAAADDIKLIATASDGTEIIGESNIPKAGKAIARLQIDPVDVKPLPEVLQAIEQADIIVIGPGSLYTSVLPNLLIEGVAERIRNSTARKIYVCNVMTQPGETDHYYASSHVKTIYDHVGDQFFDTILVNRTDIPDYVLQKYLDQGAKPVEADIEELRKLGLHVIVRNVLQYSTYARHDPKVLAEIILSLVKKDTNES is encoded by the coding sequence ATGTTTAAAACATGGTGGATCATAGCTTGGACAACATGCATATTTGGCCTTGGGGTGATTCTCGATCATATCGAGGCATTTCAACCCGCCGGACGAAAGCTTCCCGATGTCGGAATTGTTGCGTTTGCAGTTGGCCTTATACTTTTGATCGCCGGTTGGGTGCGAGAACGTACGTCTGTGAACCATAAAATCAAGAATCCGCCTGTTCCGCAGCGACGGCCACACATCGTGGCAATTGGCGGCGGTACGGGACTCTCCGTATTATTGCGAGGGTTGAAGGAGTTTGATGTCAACATTACGGCAATTGTTACTGTCGCCGATGATGGCGGCAGTTCCGGAAGATTGCGGACGGAATTTTCGATGCCTGCTCCTGGTGATATTCGCAATTGCCTTGTTGCATTGGCTGATACAGAACCATTATTAGAAAAATTGTGGCAATACCGCTTCAAGAGTGGAGAAGGTTTGGCAGGACACACTTTCGGGAATTTATTTTTGGCAGCCATGATGCATGTGACGGGTGATTTTGAGTCTGCCGTGCGGGAGGCCAACCGGGTTTTGGCCGTTCGCGGCAGAGTTCTTCCGGCAGCAGCAGACGATATCAAGTTAATTGCAACAGCATCCGATGGTACAGAAATTATTGGTGAATCGAATATTCCAAAGGCAGGCAAAGCCATTGCCCGTCTGCAAATCGATCCAGTTGATGTAAAGCCTTTGCCGGAAGTCCTGCAGGCGATTGAACAGGCAGATATAATTGTCATTGGTCCGGGAAGTTTATACACAAGTGTTTTGCCGAATTTATTAATTGAAGGTGTAGCCGAGCGCATTCGCAATTCCACTGCACGCAAGATTTATGTATGCAATGTCATGACACAGCCGGGGGAGACGGATCATTATTATGCGTCTTCACATGTGAAGACTATATATGATCACGTTGGCGATCAATTCTTTGATACGATACTCGTGAATCGGACGGACATCCCTGATTATGTTTTGCAAAAATACTTAGATCAAGGCGCGAAACCTGTGGAAGCAGATATTGAAGAATTGCGGAAACTCGGACTGCATGTAATCGTTCGCAATGTTTTACAATATTCGACATATGCGCGACACGACCCAAAAGTTCTGGCTGAAATTATCCTTTCTCTAGTGAAAAAGGATACAAATGAGTCATAA
- the rapZ gene encoding RNase adapter RapZ: protein MTPNLLLITGLSGAGKTVAMQSLEDLGYFCIDNLPPALIPKFGELIVQSQGKIAKVALVCDIRGGDFFTALFEALKEIEEQNGIPYQILFLETNDETLVRRYKETRRRHPLAPEGRVIDGIIQERKLLEEIRGRADIIINTSQLKPQELKNLLNKRFSNLEEQHPSINILSFGFKYGIPIDADLVFDVRFLPNPHYVDSLRPKTGQDHDVYEYVMKWPTTKAFTDKLLDMIDFLLPQFKKEGKSQIVIGIGCTGGKHRSVAIAEMLYAHLHHEDHIQISHRDVNKDR from the coding sequence ATGACGCCGAATTTATTGCTTATTACAGGTTTATCAGGAGCCGGGAAAACAGTCGCGATGCAAAGTCTCGAAGATTTGGGGTATTTTTGCATCGATAATTTGCCTCCTGCATTAATTCCCAAGTTTGGCGAATTAATCGTTCAATCCCAAGGGAAAATTGCAAAAGTAGCACTCGTCTGTGACATTCGCGGCGGTGATTTTTTTACAGCTTTGTTTGAAGCATTAAAAGAAATCGAAGAACAAAACGGAATTCCCTATCAAATTTTGTTTTTGGAAACAAATGATGAAACGCTGGTTCGACGCTATAAAGAGACGCGGCGCAGGCATCCGTTGGCGCCGGAGGGACGCGTGATCGACGGAATTATCCAGGAAAGAAAATTACTGGAAGAAATTCGCGGCCGGGCGGATATTATTATCAACACGAGCCAGTTAAAACCGCAAGAATTAAAAAATCTGCTCAATAAGCGTTTTTCCAATTTGGAAGAACAGCATCCATCGATCAATATCCTGTCTTTTGGTTTTAAATACGGGATTCCCATCGATGCGGATTTGGTATTCGATGTGCGGTTTTTGCCAAATCCTCACTATGTAGATTCTTTACGGCCCAAAACAGGGCAAGATCATGATGTCTATGAATATGTGATGAAATGGCCGACGACGAAAGCCTTTACAGATAAATTGCTGGATATGATTGATTTCCTTCTCCCCCAATTTAAAAAAGAAGGAAAAAGCCAGATCGTCATCGGCATTGGATGTACAGGCGGCAAACATCGGTCTGTTGCGATTGCCGAGATGTTATATGCACATTTGCACCATGAAGATCATATTCAGATCAGCCATCGTGATGTAAACAAGGATCGGTAA
- a CDS encoding ROK family glucokinase, which yields MNESMESRAIGIDLGGTNIKAAAVTGKGTIVAKIEWPTEADKGADHVIKRMQEMARTVVANAGWQWSDVCGLGIGLPGFLDHEAGVVEQLVNLHWRNVPILDIMKKDLGIPVYFDNDANAAAIGEAWVGGGQGFEHVVAVTIGTGIGGGIIIDGRIHRGANGMCGEIGHLVMYPQQGRRCNCGKIGCLETISSATAILQSAVEALAAGVPTRLAEIPIDQLTTKDVVDLAKSGDPLANEIIKRAMETLGFALSYIGNTLNPQRFVIGGGVSKAGAILFDLIQKGFEDAALSRVVEACKIVPATLGNDAGVIGAAKLAIF from the coding sequence ATGAATGAGTCTATGGAAAGCCGGGCAATCGGCATTGATCTCGGCGGCACCAATATTAAGGCTGCTGCCGTAACGGGCAAAGGAACGATTGTTGCAAAAATCGAATGGCCGACAGAAGCGGACAAAGGTGCGGATCATGTGATTAAGCGCATGCAAGAGATGGCCCGAACGGTAGTTGCAAATGCAGGATGGCAGTGGTCGGACGTTTGCGGTTTGGGAATTGGCCTGCCTGGTTTTTTGGATCATGAAGCGGGTGTTGTCGAGCAGCTGGTCAATCTGCATTGGCGCAATGTTCCCATTCTCGATATCATGAAAAAAGATTTGGGCATTCCTGTATATTTTGATAATGATGCAAATGCGGCTGCGATCGGTGAAGCATGGGTTGGCGGCGGGCAAGGATTCGAGCATGTTGTTGCCGTAACGATTGGCACGGGGATCGGCGGAGGCATCATCATCGATGGCCGAATTCATCGCGGTGCAAATGGCATGTGTGGGGAAATCGGACATTTGGTGATGTATCCGCAGCAAGGGCGCAGATGCAATTGTGGGAAAATCGGTTGTCTGGAAACGATCAGTTCCGCCACTGCCATTCTGCAAAGTGCGGTAGAAGCGCTTGCAGCCGGCGTACCGACGCGTTTGGCAGAGATTCCAATCGATCAACTGACGACAAAGGATGTGGTCGATCTGGCGAAGTCAGGTGATCCCTTGGCGAATGAAATCATCAAACGAGCCATGGAGACACTCGGATTTGCTCTATCTTATATTGGGAACACCCTGAATCCCCAGCGTTTTGTCATCGGCGGGGGAGTATCGAAAGCGGGTGCCATTCTTTTTGATCTGATTCAGAAAGGGTTCGAAGATGCTGCATTGTCGCGGGTAGTTGAGGCTTGTAAAATCGTACCGGCAACTTTGGGCAATGACGCTGGTGTCATCGGAGCCGCCAAACTGGCGATTTTTTAA
- a CDS encoding NUDIX hydrolase, whose product MQLIANCVLESKDKVLILQKPRRGWWVAPGGKVERGESLYQAVIREFQEETGLQPQAPRLRCVFTVMIYDGDTLIDHWMMFSFHSIQATGTLLPETREGVLQWISKDDVLTLPMAGGDRYMFEYILMKNDPSVLHGTFHYTKDMELIKWEPEPDISAIP is encoded by the coding sequence ATGCAGTTAATCGCGAATTGCGTACTTGAATCCAAAGATAAAGTACTCATATTACAAAAGCCGAGGCGTGGCTGGTGGGTGGCTCCTGGTGGCAAAGTGGAACGCGGGGAGTCTTTGTATCAAGCTGTCATTCGGGAATTTCAGGAGGAGACCGGATTGCAACCCCAAGCGCCGCGTTTACGATGTGTATTTACTGTCATGATTTATGATGGGGATACTTTAATCGATCATTGGATGATGTTTTCCTTCCATTCGATCCAAGCGACAGGTACGCTACTTCCTGAAACTCGTGAAGGAGTATTGCAATGGATCTCAAAGGATGATGTTTTGACACTTCCTATGGCCGGTGGTGACCGGTATATGTTTGAATATATTCTGATGAAAAACGATCCATCTGTTTTGCACGGAACGTTTCATTATACAAAAGATATGGAACTCATAAAGTGGGAGCCGGAGCCGGACATCTCCGCAATTCCTTGA
- the selB gene encoding selenocysteine-specific translation elongation factor, protein MQSVFSIIGTAGHIDHGKTTLVKALTGQDTDRLKEEKERGITIDLGFAALQLHDGRKVGVVDVPGHERFIRNMLAGAVGIDVILFIVAANEGVMPQTREHLEILQLLGLQHGVIALTKSDLVEPDWLELVQEDVYTAVQGTFLENARILPVSSVTMQGIPELLQELERLLELAEPRSKQGTVRMPIDRVFSVAGFGTVVTGTLWRGTLRTGDMLHLYPDDLPVRVRSLEVHGEKVDQAYAGQRVAVNITGIDKHGVRRGSVLATAGALEATELSDIRLKLLSGTPKALQNGTRVRFHIGTAEVMGRIVLLDRDQLQPGEDALAQIRLEEPIACEKQDRFIIRSYSPVFTIGGGTVIDPYPKRLHRRNRDYILEEIEQREKMDIFGRVLQWMREHPFVEEPSFIAACMNEGIAETKDELAQVLQTLEDHGEVERMLSGTLLTERRWIAERMRELTAITEEYYKQRRYDVWIPRSHMFQHWSDWKSVVSDQILYYAEEKEIIDRKGEFYRLHEYQPVFTKTEQQILQTIRQELLTKGFQPPLQDELEQFFKGKERIVRELLGYLRHTGEIVEVEKKLWLAKQTVDQGVSIVRQLCEQNAAFTVAEFRDQAATSRKIAVAFLEHLDRQKLTKREGERRICL, encoded by the coding sequence ATGCAGTCGGTTTTTTCGATTATTGGAACGGCCGGACATATTGACCATGGGAAGACAACCTTGGTTAAAGCGTTGACAGGGCAAGATACGGATCGTTTAAAAGAAGAAAAAGAGCGTGGAATTACGATTGATCTGGGTTTTGCTGCGTTGCAATTGCATGATGGAAGAAAAGTTGGCGTTGTGGACGTGCCTGGCCACGAACGATTTATCCGCAATATGCTGGCGGGTGCTGTTGGAATTGATGTCATTTTATTTATCGTGGCGGCAAACGAAGGTGTCATGCCACAGACGCGGGAACATCTGGAGATTTTGCAACTGCTTGGTTTGCAGCATGGCGTGATCGCATTGACAAAATCTGATTTAGTGGAACCGGATTGGCTGGAGCTTGTGCAAGAAGATGTATATACGGCAGTGCAAGGAACATTTTTAGAGAACGCCAGGATTCTGCCGGTTTCATCTGTCACGATGCAAGGAATTCCGGAACTTTTGCAAGAATTGGAACGATTGTTGGAGCTGGCAGAACCGCGGAGCAAACAGGGAACTGTTCGTATGCCCATTGATCGCGTATTTTCTGTAGCCGGATTTGGAACGGTCGTTACAGGAACGTTGTGGCGTGGCACTTTGCGTACAGGTGATATGCTGCATTTGTATCCGGATGATCTTCCGGTTCGGGTGAGGTCCCTGGAAGTTCACGGGGAGAAAGTCGATCAGGCATATGCCGGCCAGAGAGTTGCAGTGAATATAACGGGGATTGATAAACATGGAGTTCGACGCGGGTCTGTGTTGGCAACGGCAGGAGCGTTAGAGGCGACGGAATTATCGGATATCCGCTTGAAACTGCTGTCAGGTACACCGAAGGCGCTGCAGAATGGTACGCGGGTAAGATTTCATATCGGCACCGCAGAAGTTATGGGGCGTATCGTACTGTTGGATCGGGATCAACTACAGCCTGGGGAAGATGCCCTCGCACAAATTCGACTGGAAGAACCCATCGCGTGCGAGAAGCAGGATCGGTTCATCATTCGCAGTTACTCACCCGTATTTACCATTGGGGGTGGCACGGTGATCGATCCATACCCCAAACGGTTGCATAGAAGAAATCGGGATTATATTTTAGAGGAAATCGAACAAAGGGAAAAAATGGATATTTTCGGAAGGGTGTTGCAGTGGATGCGGGAACATCCTTTTGTAGAGGAACCATCGTTCATCGCTGCTTGCATGAATGAGGGCATTGCAGAGACAAAAGATGAATTGGCGCAAGTACTGCAAACACTTGAAGATCATGGAGAAGTAGAACGAATGCTTTCTGGAACCCTTTTGACCGAACGACGGTGGATTGCAGAGCGAATGAGAGAGTTAACGGCAATTACCGAAGAGTATTACAAGCAGCGGCGTTATGATGTGTGGATCCCGCGCAGTCATATGTTCCAGCACTGGTCAGATTGGAAGTCGGTTGTTTCCGATCAAATTCTGTACTACGCAGAAGAAAAAGAGATCATTGACCGAAAAGGGGAATTTTATCGTTTGCACGAGTATCAGCCTGTTTTTACAAAAACAGAGCAGCAGATACTCCAAACCATTCGGCAAGAACTTCTTACAAAAGGATTTCAGCCTCCTCTCCAAGATGAATTGGAACAATTCTTCAAAGGAAAAGAACGAATTGTCCGGGAATTGCTCGGCTATTTGCGCCATACGGGTGAGATCGTTGAAGTTGAAAAAAAGCTCTGGCTGGCCAAACAGACAGTTGACCAAGGCGTGTCAATTGTTCGGCAGCTGTGTGAGCAAAACGCTGCTTTTACTGTGGCGGAATTTCGGGATCAAGCGGCAACTTCCCGTAAAATCGCCGTTGCGTTCTTGGAGCATCTCGATCGGCAGAAGCTTACGAAGCGGGAAGGGGAGAGAAGAATTTGTTTGTAG
- a CDS encoding tetratricopeptide repeat protein, producing MDKPKKTVQQRPKRPDNVIPFRLDAAFFFERALRHLDRRDLKSSLKYFRKAVEYEPDNPVHHCNLAGVLSELGRFEESNEILRTILEDIDSSMSECYFYMANNFANLGEYDLAEEYADLYLQCEPKGEFVQDAEEMLEILIEDFGGGEVLRKRREEQLTEQTDQDKARKLLEAGKFMEASVHLQNIIHEFPNATAPKNNLSLAYYYLGQMDQAVALSEEVLENDPSNIHAICNLAVYFQHLGKQDRLKTIIAQLRKLYPLNFDHTYKLATTMGILGEHASAYHLFKQLVHFTDRSEISLLHCVAAAAANLGNLKAARKYWQEIKQLDRHSEVAEYYLNKLEEFEKAPESAVLTVSYQYHIPFHEQFRRIQQYLQENKIDSWQQDPFIRSSLFWALKHGDVETKLQVIHIFAWMGGQEIEQVLREFIQTSEELASLKLFAVYVLRHIGAQGICEVRINDRLETFQIQLLPLRHKAWKTNVHNIVLCALEMLRDHLPQWQYERVLERVFYVWNRYLETVQDSPPRINKIPAWAAGLVYASLSDLPEFHSKSDVARMFDVSVASVTRIANSIFDCTQ from the coding sequence ATGGACAAACCAAAAAAGACAGTTCAACAAAGGCCAAAACGGCCTGATAATGTCATTCCCTTTCGACTTGATGCCGCGTTTTTTTTCGAGCGGGCTCTGCGTCACTTAGACAGACGGGATCTGAAAAGCTCATTAAAATATTTTCGCAAAGCGGTAGAATACGAGCCGGATAACCCGGTTCATCATTGCAACCTGGCGGGTGTTTTGTCCGAGTTGGGGCGTTTTGAAGAATCGAATGAGATTTTGCGAACCATTTTGGAAGATATCGATTCATCCATGTCCGAGTGTTATTTTTATATGGCCAACAACTTCGCCAATCTTGGTGAATATGATTTGGCGGAAGAATATGCGGATTTGTACCTGCAATGTGAACCGAAAGGCGAATTTGTTCAAGATGCGGAAGAAATGTTGGAGATATTGATTGAAGATTTTGGCGGAGGAGAAGTGTTACGCAAGCGTCGGGAAGAACAGTTGACAGAGCAGACCGACCAGGACAAAGCGCGAAAATTGCTGGAAGCCGGCAAATTCATGGAAGCCAGTGTCCATCTGCAAAATATCATTCATGAGTTTCCGAATGCCACAGCGCCGAAAAACAACCTTTCGTTGGCCTATTATTATTTGGGCCAAATGGATCAGGCAGTTGCATTGTCGGAGGAAGTATTGGAAAATGATCCAAGCAATATTCATGCGATTTGTAATTTAGCCGTATACTTTCAACATCTGGGAAAACAGGATCGGTTAAAAACAATCATCGCCCAATTGCGCAAATTGTATCCGCTCAATTTCGACCATACGTATAAATTGGCAACAACGATGGGGATTCTCGGCGAACATGCGAGCGCGTACCATTTATTTAAACAATTGGTCCACTTTACCGATCGCTCGGAAATCTCTTTGTTGCATTGTGTGGCAGCGGCTGCTGCAAACCTTGGCAATTTAAAAGCAGCTCGCAAATACTGGCAAGAGATCAAGCAGTTGGATCGGCATTCAGAAGTCGCCGAATATTATTTAAACAAATTGGAGGAATTTGAAAAAGCGCCGGAATCCGCAGTGTTAACGGTGAGTTACCAGTATCATATTCCCTTCCATGAACAGTTTCGCCGGATTCAACAGTATTTGCAGGAAAATAAGATTGACAGTTGGCAACAGGATCCTTTTATTCGGTCATCGTTATTTTGGGCTTTAAAACACGGCGACGTAGAAACCAAATTGCAAGTGATTCATATATTTGCATGGATGGGCGGGCAAGAAATCGAACAGGTGCTGCGGGAGTTTATTCAAACGAGTGAAGAACTTGCCTCACTGAAGTTGTTTGCTGTATATGTGTTGCGCCATATCGGAGCACAGGGGATTTGTGAAGTGCGCATAAATGACCGGCTTGAGACGTTTCAAATCCAGTTGTTGCCATTGCGTCATAAGGCTTGGAAGACAAATGTCCATAATATCGTCTTGTGCGCACTGGAAATGTTGCGTGACCATTTGCCTCAATGGCAATATGAGCGAGTGTTGGAGCGTGTTTTTTACGTTTGGAATCGGTATTTGGAAACCGTCCAGGATTCACCGCCAAGAATTAATAAAATTCCTGCATGGGCTGCCGGATTGGTATATGCGTCTCTATCCGATCTGCCTGAATTTCATTCGAAGTCGGATGTCGCCCGCATGTTTGACGTATCGGTTGCATCGGTAACTCGGATTGCCAATTCCATTTTTGACTGTACCCAATAA
- a CDS encoding ribose-phosphate diphosphokinase: MSQPMKLFSGLSHQALAEEVAALIRVPLGNVRLGRFRSGEIYVNFEESVRGKDVYILQSFSPPINEHFMELLVMVDALKRSSVGTINAIIPYYGYARQEKQDKPREPITAKMIADMLTTIGVQRVITFDLHAPAIQGFFNIPVEHLTALDVLAEAVRTLRLENAVVVSPDAGRVKTAEKFANLLDLPFAIVHKRRPGHHEAAVTHIIGDVKGKTPIIIEDMIDTGGTILKVVERLMENGAKPAIVCATHAVFSPPAQEKLNHPGIEKMIVTNTLPIEERSFERLQIVSVAPLLAEAISRIHEHRSISIIWQESDSVKE, from the coding sequence GTGTCACAACCTATGAAGCTTTTTTCGGGATTATCACACCAAGCATTGGCAGAAGAGGTCGCAGCATTAATCAGAGTACCGTTGGGCAATGTCCGTTTGGGGCGGTTTCGCAGCGGCGAGATCTATGTAAACTTTGAAGAAAGTGTTCGGGGTAAGGATGTCTACATTTTGCAGTCGTTTAGCCCGCCGATTAATGAACATTTTATGGAGCTTTTGGTGATGGTGGATGCTTTAAAACGCTCTTCTGTGGGCACAATTAATGCTATTATTCCTTATTATGGCTATGCTCGACAGGAGAAGCAGGACAAACCGCGGGAACCCATTACGGCTAAGATGATTGCAGATATGTTGACGACGATCGGTGTGCAGCGTGTTATCACCTTCGATTTGCACGCACCGGCCATTCAAGGATTTTTTAATATTCCGGTGGAGCATTTGACGGCGTTAGACGTGTTGGCGGAAGCGGTGCGTACGCTGCGGTTGGAGAATGCGGTCGTCGTATCGCCGGATGCCGGCAGAGTAAAAACGGCCGAAAAATTTGCCAACTTGCTCGATTTGCCATTTGCCATTGTCCACAAGCGGAGACCTGGACATCATGAAGCGGCAGTCACACATATTATCGGCGATGTGAAAGGCAAAACGCCGATCATTATTGAAGATATGATTGATACAGGCGGAACGATTCTGAAAGTTGTGGAGCGGCTGATGGAAAATGGCGCAAAGCCGGCGATTGTTTGTGCGACACATGCAGTGTTTTCTCCGCCGGCGCAGGAAAAATTGAATCATCCGGGGATTGAAAAAATGATTGTCACGAATACGCTTCCCATTGAAGAGCGTTCATTTGAACGCTTGCAAATTGTCAGCGTGGCACCCTTGCTGGCTGAAGCCATTTCGCGGATTCACGAACACCGGTCGATCAGTATTATTTGGCAGGAGTCGGATTCTGTAAAGGAATGA